The nucleotide window ACAGCTAGCAAGGACCCCTTAAACCCCGCCagcagcagcggctctccgtCGTGTCCTGCTCATAAAGTCACATCCACAGAGGGCATAAAACCAAAGAAAGAATccacttcttctcttcttttcctcccggTAACATCCGTGAAACATGAACACGCCTCAGTCTCTTGTCTGTTATcgcatgccacacacacactcacaaaaagaGCCGCCTGTCAGTCCTCCACAAGCCGCTCATACAGTCAAACCCAGCGGACAAAAGACACCGAGTCTGGCCgtgaaacacattaaatatcCCGCTGAAGTCTCCACCCAGCAAACTACATGCACGTCGGTCCTGTTCGCGGTGGTACACGGGACTGCCACACACAGCATCTCATCATATTCACAcagcagggacacacacacatacacactagtTGTACACTAAAACCAAAGCGCGCTCCCGACGCTCCAGCAATGCCGCCCGGGCATTCATTGGTCCAGTCAGGGCTAGGCGGCAGGGACGCGCCCGGATGTAGCACGTGACCATTCACTAGCACTGTTCCTAATGAGGCAACTGTTGAACGTGCCAAGTAATAATCTCTACACGTGTCACTGATGGCTATTTAAACCCATTGCCTTCAGAAATACATTTgagatactactactactactactatctttatcttctttatctttatttatttaaatagcgCCGactcacaacaaaagtcatctcaaggcactttacaaatagagcaggtctagactgtactcgttaaatttaaattaaagagacccaacattcccacatgagcaagcacttggcgacagtggcaaggaaaaactccccttagGAAGAAACCTCCGGCCGAACCGGGCTCTAAGTGGCCGATCATCTGCCTCGAACGGTTGGGGTACTACTAGCTACTACTACTAGCTTGCCTACTACTACTAAgtagtcgagtcgtgctggaactgtgtagtgggaAAGCGCCataatagtactactactactactactactactactactactactactacaaataataataatgatgataatgataataatgttatttatagaAAACGTTTCAAGGTATTCAAAAACACCTTACATGAGTTAAAAGGATcatagaaaacaacacaatgagCTTATTATAACACaacaataatcacaaaaatAGCTAAATAGATGGCTTATACATATTTGTGTAAAATGCCcagtgtgaatattttctgttctgctgctaaattattttactttgaaacACAAAATGCTTTCCTGAcatgcaaaatgcaaaacactAAATCACACACTCATTCTCCAAAATACACCAACCTTATACTAACACAAGCTTCAATTAACTTCTTGAACAAACTTTGTGGTGTATACAGAACAGAAACAGTGAACTGATGCACTGATGTTCAGTCACACTCGTCATTTTGccttgtaaaaataaaaagatgaattcaGACTCACTTTATTACAGTAATGCAGCATattctaaataataataaataaataaataaaacgttTTTAAAAGTCATTGTTGCATTCCAAATGCTGACTTCTACATCATCCCATTGCTATTTAATTTTGAGAGCATAATCATAgcatgctgttttgtttttgtttttgatttatttttgggcttttatgcctttattcagACGGTATCTGGCAGAGAAGCTgacaagagacagagagagagaggggaatgacttgcagcataggtccctggccggatTCGAACGAGGGATGCTGCGATTATGTGGTAATTTTCCTAAAGAATTCCCTGTTGTAAAAGGTACAGGTacagagcagagctgagtaAACAACTGAAACTGGGTTAACCCCTGGCTCAAGTCCAAGTTTCAAGTCTTAAAATCTCCTACATGACTATTTTTGTCTACAGGTTATAAGATGAACAGCTGTATGCCCGTCCTCCACAGCACAACTGAAATGGATCTCATTCAACAGAAGCTGTAACACTGCTCTGTCATaagctacttttggggacacaatTCAGACCAGTTGTGTAACTGGGAATGGtttgtccaattggggacaaggcttttgtccccaattggacaagccaTCCCATTGGACTTGAAAAGGCTGATTTTTGGATCAGTGGTTCAGGTTAGGTTGGtgttaggcaagtagtggtgatGGTTAGGGTAAATTTCCATGAGTCTATGTAAGTCTGCATAATGTCCTCACaagtgaccatggtctgatataagtgtgtgtgtgtgtgtgtgtgtgtgtgtgtgtgtgtgtgtgtgtgtgttgttgtgtaggggagagaaataaaagaagagtGTCATAGAGAGAAAAACTCATTAGAGGGTTAGGTGATGCTATGGTGGTGCGAGTGGGtgtcttttttacatttgatagaGAAATTGAACTGGACCACATTTGCATAACTAATTTGCATGATGAAAATTTGCTGGCAGAAAGATAAGAAGGAAGCAGTGAGCAACCCCTGACgctccaaaatgaaaatcaaagctgaaaatgaaatataaaaaaacgcTCTGTCATTTACAGTCAGCAAGGAGTATGACTCATGTTAGGGAGGATATGAGTCACATGACATTAATCCACACATATTGATCCAATCTGTGTCCAGTGTTGAGAATGATTTTGGATGTGGTGACCAGACAAATGTTTAAGACATACATTCTTCTTCAAATGTATTCTTGTAAGGTGTACATGGCAGGTGTTAAAGTACATAGTGTTAAGAGCAAGCTCAGGCCCAACGTACATCATTGTTGTAatttattaataaagttatcctttttttccctgctaacattgtttttttggcgGGATTTTTGTTGCTATTTTAGTACAACATGTATGTTCTTTTTGTGGTGAGTAAAAACTTCAAACAAGCTGcgacctttgaccttttcacagcagaaacCGTCACAGGGACCATTGGCGATATTTTTTCCCTAGGTTGGCGATAATCATGAACGGCCATGCTCTGCCTCTGATGACCTAACCCAACCAATACAACCAACGAGGGCAGCGAGTAATAGCCAATCAGATGCAGAGTAGGGCTGGTCGGtacttcgccatcctaggaaaaaatTGCCGGACCATTGACGACGAAAAGAAAGTACGTAGTTTTAGTCTACTGCCACCAGCTAACAATAAAGCTATTAGCGTTAACTTGATAAATAACCACTGTAATCAAGAGGCTGATGAgtggttaaaacatttaattgtctTGTAGATATATTCAGTTATTAGCCATGGTAGCAGTTGTCTCTTTGTAAAGGTTTTTGGTGTTATGCTAACAGGCTAACATTGACGTTAATAAGCAAGACATTAACAGTTAAAGGCAGGTCCAAAGTAACCCTTGAAGTAGGCGTTTTCTCCCGCAACAAATCTTcaccaaaaaaatgtatttaaacagaaGGCATGGCAGATACTGAAGTTCAAGTTGAGGTCCAGCTCACCGCAGACTCACCGCCAGGACACCCGGTGCTGCAGGAGGACGCGGGCGCTGAGAGAGAGTCACTTAACCCGGGAAGCCCTCCAAACATCGGGCACGAAGGTTCATTAACATGTCTTATTACAACTTACCAAAACATGCATGTGTAATTTATAGACATGCATGTTGCTCAATTTATTCCATATACTTTATTCGAGTCAAACAGCCGAAATGGCCATGATATACCCAGAGAATAATTTAGGTTAAATAGGTTCAACATACATTTGGAgggattttttctttatttgtataacacatttcatacactgGCAATACATACAAGGCAAGGcgacaaaagcaaacaaactgagTTGAGCAAAGGCACAAAAGAGCAAAGTAACATACAAATGAAGCCCAGTAACATTTATCTATCAGGTAAATGTAGTGGTGCAATGAAGTAGGAGTGGAAATATAccgttgcattttttttaaatggttggGGGTTATTTTGGTTATTGGTTTTTAAGTTATTTCAGTGTATAATGAGTTAAATAGTAATATAATTAATACATCTATAGCTGTTTGGAGCCCTTTTAGTTGGGGGCTCCTGGTAGTCCAAATATTACTATCTTATCTCCCAGAGGTGGAGGAGCCACTAGCATTGTTGGCTGGCGTTGCTCTGGCGCCATGGTGTGGTGATGAGGTGGCCTGCAGCTGTGACTGTGAGGACCGCAGCTGCCTGGAGGTCAGACTGATGGAGAGGAGCCTGCAGCCCATGCAGCAGCAGTTCCAGTTGCTCATGAGTGAAGTTGATGACTTGAACAACTGTCTTGTCAATGGGTAGGGTTGTTGGCTTGACACAGTGCACTGATTTCACCTGGGTTGTCCtcttttttaagattttctttTGTGATTTCTGGGAGGCTGGGTCATCGAGACAGAGGGGCTCTCGCTGCTGCCGTCCCAAGTTTCCTGCACACCTGTCAGTGTTACTTTAACCAGCTGGAATCAGCTCGGAGAACCATTCCCCCACTGCCCTTTGACATCTACCCAAAGGTACAATTTTTGATGGTTCGTTCACCCAAATGactaaaatacacatttttgttatttatcatgGCATGTAGCCAAGCTAACAGTTTTGGTCTTATTTGGTCAGGTTTTGAAACTAAgattaaaactattttctatttttaaaaatctgttgaCAGTGAGTTCTGTGGATTATGCGACAGAGATGTTGCATctgaatatattaaattaaatatattaatttatcaATGCTCCTTCACCCCACACAAAATTCCTGTAACCTCTATTGAATAAGTGTAGTAGCAGAATCTCAAAATCTGGGGAAAATAACCCAACACTGCTGGCTTGTCACCACTAGACGTACATGAGGAAACATACATATGCATAAACTAGCTGCAGGCAATATGAGTTGCATTCAGAACAGTCTGTTTCAGTTCTAAGTGAGTAATTAAGCAACTCAATAAGCAGCTTTTATGTCATGAGGTTTTTAAATGAgtgctttaaataaatcattccCAGGCTTTGGTGTAACACTTTTAAATTttctaaaaatattaaaaagtgacTTAATGTAAAGCTCTAGGTATTCCTGAAAGATCTTGTATATGATAGTTTTGTTGTGATTAATTATGAGTGAATTTTCAGTAGCCAGTGGATTTagataacacaaaaaaatgttgtgcttTCTCAGAGATTGACTCTcgatttgttatattttaatggaCTTCCTCAGATTCAAACTATGACTTATCTATGATAATATAGACATAtcccatattttatttttgttttcttgctagcaacatttctaaaatattattttactaaTAATGCCcacatttcactgaaaacaaagtCTCCCAATGTCTCTTTAAAGTTGTAGTATTGCATTCTAGGTATTGAGAAACTGTGTTTTGGTTCATTGCTTTAACAATAAATCTCCAGTACAATGTACTTGACAGACACAGGAAGTGAATTTGATTGTGTGATGCGGtcagttgtttattttaagttgtCTAACTGTCACTGAATGAGATGCTCATTTGTGTTGATTGTGAAAACATGGTGGTTTAACTGCTACAAGTTGACTTTTAACAgctacactgtgtgtgtttgtgtagcatGTGCAGCTGTTCGACCTCTCTCAGCAGCTGTGTGACAGTCTGGAGCAGCTGGTGTTGACCTATGCCAGCTACAATCTCCTCTGTTTGGATGAGACCGAACCtaacaggtacacacacacatgcacacacatttttgaaattGTCAGCAGCATACATTTAATATCAATTTTCTGTCTTCAACtttcaatattttcttcttttctttccacttcCTGAAACATCTGACTTTTCCTGCTATAACAATCTAATTATTCAATCAATCCAGTTTCTCCATATTTGTCCTACTGTCTGTTTCCCAGCATTTCTCACTTCTGCATTGGTCGGAGTCAGCTCGGCCGACTGAGGCTGACCACGTTCCGCTACTGTAAGCCGACGCCGTACCTGGCCCAGGTCAACACTGGACTGTACAAACGCATGCGCTGGAACGTGGAGAAACTCCAAGACAAGCAGCAGACAGATGAAGAGCAGTGTGGAGAGAacgaggagagagagggagaagcagTCGGAGACACAGAGTAGTGAGTCTGGATATCTCCACCTTCTCAGTCAATTAGCTCTACTGCTCACATCCTCAACATCAGGGGCCACATGCATAAAACTGTGTAGAACTGTGTGTATTCACAAAGTGAGAAATATCCATACACTGTTTTCATCAGATTTATAAAGCTGTGTGTACACAGGGTTCAGTTTTATACATCTCAATCATTGTCAAACTAGGCACAAGCCTTGTTTCCACTCCCACAATTAGTCATAAAAGGACGAAGACGTCCTGAACCAGCTGTTTTCATATCAACATGATGCCTGCTCCACCTGTCTGTACACCTGTCAATGGAACAAACTGGAAATAAAAAGTGCTGTTGGACAgatttgtgctttgtttttataGCGTCCATATTGTTGAATCATTACATGGACTTCAAACCATCATCAGCAGTCATATGtcagaaatgtaattaatgatTAGTTTGTAGGGCTCATATCTAAAGTGACCTTACAAGGTGTGTCACAAcaaaagataaagagaaaaagtcagaaaaaactACTCAAAAGTAATTAGTGTTACCTTAATAAATGAGCTTTTGATTAGCATTTTACAAAACTCTAAATGCACCAGTTTACTCAAAGATTACATCTATAGCCTCATATTTTATCGTCACCTCGTCACATCACCCTCagatcacttaaaaaaaaaaccctacggCTGGTCTGAAGAGTGTTTGAGGTTTGCATCACCCTATGAATACCAGTTATGGTTCAGGAAATGGTGTATGCAGGGTTTATGTGCATATGTATTGTTTATGCATGTGGCTCCTGGTctcactgctgtgtttgtacCCCTTTCAGTTACTTCCTGTGCTACGAAGAAATTCCCAACATATGCGCAGATGCTAACAGGAATTGCCACATTGTGAGGACGTGGTCCATTGGTCAGTGGGTGCAGGTGAAGCCTGACCCAGACACAGAGGATATCTATGACTGGTATGCTTATTTTCATCTCTACACTCATTTCTCTGTACATCtttgttaaaaatatttttctatgCCTAGCGCTCTCTGGAGAGTGACATGACTGCAAATGATGATGTCTAAGTGTTAAAAAGCCTAACACTACTCAACCACTCACttttatcagtgtgtttgcgtgtgtttgtttcaggatCACGTGTGAGGTTCCTCAGGCCAACTACCACAGGGTGTTGTTTCTGGGCAGCGATGAGCCGTCCTGCTGCTGCGCGACAGActtactgcagcagctgctgatGTCATGGCAGACAGCAGAGTGATGCTACACCCTGCAGgagaacatgtgtttgtacataCAGTTCATTTCAGGGTTTAAAAGTTCTTAGAAGGATACAGAGCATGATGAAAAATGGTCTGGACTCTCAAGTTGGGTCcaatattttgagaaaatgtgtcaaGTTGATATGAAGATTGTAAACATATGTTGTATGGTTAAACATCTGGTTTCAAATGTGTCTGGCACTTAGGATGAAGAACACACAAGCGAtaatcaaaaaacacacacgttACTTTAAAGATATGACACTTCCAGCCAGAGTGACTTACTGCTTTCATGACCTGCTGGTTCAAACTGGGTGTTTCTCAGAACTTTAAACTCTGACCAGTGTCGATATTTTCTAAAATACAGTTGTATTGTCAGTaaagttttgtaaaaaataatgttatgttGTTCACTGTGATGTTTGCTGCACACGTTGTCACTTTGTGTGTGCCAAATATTACTATCTAACTGTGTTTGATGTTGTACATTTTATAAGGTTTAATAAGAGTTTGCCagtatttttacaattttataaGTTTCCATATTTAAGATTTGTTTCTGTTGTAAAGAAGTCAACaagcattattaaaaaaacaaacattttatttacatgaaacattgcatttgaataattacacacaatcacagatttctgtctttccagaaagttaaagaaaacaagaaaaactttATAACAAGCTGCCATGATTTGGGCAGAACACCcaattttacttcattttaacgGGTTCATCAAACCATTTAAATTAGAGCTCACAGGCCTCAGTTCATtctcaataaattaaaatccaAAGCGAAAGATTATTAAACCATTTTGAGCctaaataacaaattaaatatgttcaCTCAGCCTACTGTGTTCAGGTTGACCTTGTAACCATTCAGCCCATTGGCTCTGTTGAGTGGACATTAAGAAAGGCAATTTACTAACAACGAAAGAATAATATCTACCATTTACACCCAACATCCTTCATTCTCTAttgcaataaaaatgtatatatgacTCTTAAAGGTCTACTATACTTCTAAAATCTCTAAAGTACAAAATGTAAGTGGGGTTTCCCTTCATTACAGTGAGCAGTCTTCTTAAACAATATAAACAGAAATGCTTACAAAAACACTAGACACGATGTTTAAGAGAGCAAGTTTTAAAAGTCCAGCTTTGTCAAAAATGCAGTGAGCGTTATGTGTCATGCCTGAAGGTACGGGAATGCAAACATATCTGCATCAACACCTGCTACACAGAGGCTTTGATAAGACAGTTGACAAACTCGCCAATAAGGGTGAAGGGAATTTTTTCCCTGCTGGATCAGTAGTGTGAAAAATCCGATGTCTGTCGCAAGTATCAGTTAAGCTCCTcagtttctgcttttaattcaGTTTGTTAGACACAAATGGACATGAGAGGAAATACACGTctattgccttttttttcttctttaaaaaaaaaaaaagagttaaaaaaaagttagataTAAGAGGTGTGAGAAATCACCAAATTTGGCCTAAAAGACTCCCTTTGTCTTCAGACCTGTGACATCATAAAGTGAAGCTTGAAATGACAGCCTTAAATAACACTGACTGACAAACGCACCTTATCCACACAACAGGCCAACATCCACAGATATGAACACTTAAAACCAGCGagacagacactcacacacactttcgtACTGCAGCTCATCACAGTTTCAACAATACTACACAGTAAAAAACCCATTAGATCCTGATATTCCGCTTTGCCTCCCTTTTAATAATCCTCCTTATTCTCATATCACACAATAAGGTGACCCCTGACCTTCACAGCAGTATCGGGTAAAACCCAGAGTTAGTCATGGACCAGTCACTGTGAACTTAAAGGCAGTCATCTATCTGTAGTCTGTGTGACTGAAGTGACATCATCTAAAATGTGAGCATGAGGACCTCAGCAACACGACACCCATGAATCCGTTAATGTGGTGCTACAGAGCAGTGACGGCTACCATTCCTGCAAAAACTAACCTTCAGCAGTATTTAATCACTAAGAAATCTCATCTGTTCACACAATTATGTACATAAAACTAAAACCTCATCAGTGTTTCAAACGTTTACATATCATACTGACCTTTGGCAAGAAATCACAAATCCAAAACAGCTCAGAGATCAAATGGGATGATTCTCTTCCAACTctaacataaaacatttctaaaccTCAATAATTAACAAATTTGAATTGAGACCAATTTCATGTGTGAGCAACTTAAGAACTTTAAAAAGTGCAACCTTATCAAGATCTTCACTATTCAATAGCTAGACATCTCCAGTGTTTTCTCACATCAAAATAAGGTGATAAAGGACGCACGTCGACACGTACAAACAGTTATGGACTCAAATAAAAGGAGCTACAGGTGAGGAACACAAAAAATCAAACCATGTCCTTCGGTTTACCTTGGCACCATCggcgtgtttgtgtgcgtgcatgtatgtGGTCACCCATGGCACAGAGATTTGGCATGAAGAAAAGTTCCACCCTGTTAGTCAGTAGCAGTGACGTATCATGGGATTGTGTTATATAGCTTCTGGTGTGCGTTTGAGTTTGGAGGGTGAAATGTAATATACTTTGTGTTTGAGGGTGTGAGGTAAGAGAGGTGCTGAGTTTAAGTTTGGTGTCATGTTATGTTTGTCTCTTCTGGTTTCTGGGTGGCAGAGATGAGACCCAGGACTTTCTTGACCTGAGAAGAGACTCCGAGGTAAGGACACAACCATCATTGAGGACACCTACGTTATACATTGTCTgaattttcttttcatgtttgaAGGCTTTGAGCAACCTGCTTTTCGCAAACAAAACTTGCATAATTATTTTGGTTCTAATACATTTAGACTTAATGGCCTCAAGGTCAAatttatgacaaaaataaatcaataaagaaGTAGAGCTGCGTAACACTATTGGTTTTAAACATGTGCATGTTTtgacccttttttcttttgagaaaatgtatcaaaataaaagttttgcCTTCATATAGATTCCTGATTTAAGGCAGTAAATATTTGATCAAAGAATTCGGACCAAacatatttgacacattttgctTGGTGCTcagaaatataatttttatgACATTGAATGTCTCCAGAATTGTAATGGCAGTGTTgagtttttaacagttttcattgtggagaattttttttttgtaaaaatccaaATAATTTAGGAGATATTAAAAGGGAATTTCTAAAGTGCTGGTTAAGGACTTGTTCTTAAGTTACAATGTCGGCCTGCTTTACTGGTATTTCCTTAGAACTGACTGCAACCGTAAACTTTAATCTCATCTTCAGCTTCTAGATAATCCTGACCATTTACTCTATTTAGCATGTTGTAGGCGGTATATAACCTGGCAGTGGATGCTACCTTAGAGTCTAATTCAGGACAAGAAAGCTTCTTACCTTTTTGCATCACTAAACAGAGAAACAGCTCAATAAACTTAAAGAAAAAGTGGAACCTGTAGCACCATCAGGCattgtgtgttgtatgtgcTTGTTTATACAGTAAAGTTAGAAATCTGTCATATAGGTGAATCTACAGCACCACATGTTTATGGGTCTATTTAGAGGGCTGGGCAGGAAATTGATATTATTGATATCATTGTGGACTGAAGTATTTTGTATAACACTACAATCACAATCTCTTTCAGACGGTAATACACATCAGTTAGACAATGTACTTGAACAGATGTGGTGACGTATATCAGTATTGGAAGAATTTCTTTTGATTATTGCATTTCTTCTTCACACTGCTCCGCCCATATATTCACTTCAGTCTGTGTGGCTGTTCTCTGAAAGTAAATATCAATTTGTATATAGAAACAGGGCAGTAAATGTGAGCTGCTCTGCATTCATATCTacattatgtgtatgtgtgcttctTCTAGTCATtaatgtgtgtacgtgtgtacagatgtgttatttaatgtgtgtgactCCCTCAGTGATGTGTCTCCAGCTCCACCACTGTCCACTCTCCCTGTGGGGCACTCCCAGTGGCTTCTGGGGAGAAACTACTGACAGAGGTGACGGTGGCAGAGGGAGGTGTGAGCGGAGGCAGCAGGCTGGGCCACAGGCTGCTCTCCAGGGGGCTCAGCGTGCCTCCTGCGCCccctggcagcagcagcagggaggagCAGCCGTCTCCATTCAGCAGCAAGGTCTGATTGATGAGCTGCTGCACTATGTCCACCTTCTTCCCCCAATCCAGGTCCAGGGGTGGAGGTCGCTCAGGAGAATCTGGAGGAGAGGAGCTGTCTTCATCCTGGGAGAGATTGCTGGGTGTGTGAGGGGAGTCTGGGTGAGGAGGGGGGGTCTCGTTGGACGGTGAAGAGTCTTGATGTTCCTCTACATCTGACGTCACCCTTTCACAGTTATCGTCTATCTCCTGACCTATCTCTTGCCTGggctccttcttctctttcatggGCTTGAGCTCCTTTATCCCCTCGTCTTCACCACCAGCCTCTTCATCACTGTTCTCCAGAGCTTCATAAATGGTGCAGAGACCAGAGGAAGGGGACAGCAGCACCGTTTGACCTTTATTAGACTGTTGTAGCTCTTGTTGCCACTGCATAATTTGCTGTCTTTGCTTCAGCTCctcttgttgctgctgcagctgcatctCTAggtctctcctctgcttttcttcttcttccttcttcttcttcattgcCTCCGCCTGCTCTCgcatcttcctctcttcctcttctttattcctctttatttcctcttcagcctcctctttcttcctcctctgttcctcctcctccctcctcttcctctcctgctccacctcctccagcgGTCTGCTCTGCTGCTCCCTGCGATGCTGCAGCTCCAGCAGCTGCCTCTGGTGCTGCTCCAGCCTGCGGAGCTGGGGACTGAGCGCCTGCTGCCCAACGTTCCTGGGCGGGAGGTCGGCGCAGGTCAGCCTCGGGGGGGCAACCGCAGCGGTGATAGGTTTGACGATGTCGCAGTAGGTTCTGGGGTGTGTAGAGTGATCGCGGCGGTGAGGATGCGGTAGTGCAGTGAAGCCTGTATGTGAGAGGAAGCGGGAAGGAAGATTACAGTAGCGTGATGTTATAAAACAGGTCACAGGCAGCAGGACAGTGACAGCAGTGCAGTGTGAGTACAAGCAGAAAGGGTGTAGAGTTAACGGGGGGGAAGCCTTCAGAGGCTCATACTTGCTGAAGGAATAGTGGAAGCATTGCGAGGCCAAGCCCAAAGGTCTGCCAGTAGCCTACAGCACCAGACTGACCAgcaattatttgtattttttctctttgatcAAATGACAGTGGGACATTGTTTGCAAGCTGTGCAGCAGTGACAGAAACAGTTTGCTAAGTATTTGGAGGGGTGGAGCCAGGGCACATAAAACAGggaacacaaaagaaaatagtGACCCAAGGTGAGGTGACTGGGGGTGGTAGCCGGGGGAGGGCCTGGGAAATTTGAGCAGAGAGCAACTGTGCAtacttaatgtttgttttttttcccttctatatttaacattttaaaaatgacacccAGAAAAAGAAAGGTTTTTGTGTGCAAAAACAAGCAGCCAACTTCCTGTATATGCAATCACTATCAACTATGGTGACACATAAA belongs to Scomber scombrus chromosome 2, fScoSco1.1, whole genome shotgun sequence and includes:
- the c2h19orf67 gene encoding UPF0575 protein C19orf67 homolog, whose protein sequence is MADTEVQVEVQLTADSPPGHPVLQEDAGAERESLNPGSPPNIGHEEVEEPLALLAGVALAPWCGDEVACSCDCEDRSCLEVRLMERSLQPMQQQFQLLMSEVDDLNNCLVNGLGHRDRGALAAAVPSFLHTCQCYFNQLESARRTIPPLPFDIYPKHVQLFDLSQQLCDSLEQLVLTYASYNLLCLDETEPNSISHFCIGRSQLGRLRLTTFRYCKPTPYLAQVNTGLYKRMRWNVEKLQDKQQTDEEQCGENEEREGEAVGDTEYYFLCYEEIPNICADANRNCHIVRTWSIGQWVQVKPDPDTEDIYDWITCEVPQANYHRVLFLGSDEPSCCCATDLLQQLLMSWQTAE